One window of the Klebsiella oxytoca genome contains the following:
- a CDS encoding YpfN family protein has product MDWLSKYWWILVLVFLVGVMINVIKDLTRVDHKKFLNNKPDLPPHRDFNDKWDDDDDWPKNDQSKKK; this is encoded by the coding sequence ATGGATTGGCTATCGAAATACTGGTGGATCCTGGTATTGGTATTTTTGGTGGGCGTAATGATCAACGTGATTAAAGATCTGACCCGCGTTGACCACAAAAAATTTCTTAACAACAAGCCGGATCTGCCGCCGCATCGCGACTTCAACGATAAGTGGGACGATGATGATGACTGGCCGAAGAACGACCAGTCGAAGAAGAAGTAA
- the ypfH gene encoding esterase — protein sequence MKHDHFIVQSPATPAQQLLLLFHGVGDNPVSMGQIGSWFAPLFPDALIVSIGGAEPCGPPPGRQWFSVQGVSEENRQQRVDAIMPTFIKTVRYWQQQSGVSPQATALIGFSQGAIMSLESIKAEPDLASRVIAFNGRYATLPETATTATTIHLIHGGEDRVIDLAWAVAGQEALQQAGGDVTLDIVEDLGHAIDDRSMQFALDHLRFTIPKHYFDEALSGSTPKDSDIIELL from the coding sequence ATGAAACACGACCATTTTATTGTTCAAAGCCCAGCGACACCCGCACAGCAACTGCTGCTGCTGTTTCATGGCGTCGGCGATAACCCGGTGTCCATGGGGCAGATCGGCAGCTGGTTTGCGCCGCTGTTTCCCGATGCGCTGATTGTCAGCATCGGCGGCGCGGAGCCGTGCGGCCCGCCTCCGGGACGCCAGTGGTTTTCCGTACAGGGCGTCAGCGAAGAAAACCGCCAGCAGCGCGTAGATGCGATTATGCCGACCTTTATTAAGACGGTTCGTTACTGGCAGCAGCAAAGCGGCGTTAGTCCGCAGGCGACGGCGCTGATTGGTTTCTCGCAGGGGGCGATTATGTCGCTGGAGAGCATTAAAGCCGAACCGGATCTGGCATCGCGGGTGATTGCATTTAACGGCCGCTATGCGACTCTGCCCGAGACGGCGACGACGGCAACTACGATTCACCTGATCCACGGCGGTGAAGATCGCGTTATCGATCTGGCGTGGGCGGTTGCGGGGCAGGAGGCGCTGCAGCAGGCTGGCGGGGACGTGACGCTGGATATCGTCGAGGATCTGGGGCATGCGATTGACGATCGCAGCATGCAGTTTGCTCTCGACCATCTGCGCTTTACCATACCGAAGCACTATTTTGACGAAGCGCTCAGCGGCAGTACGCCGAAAGACAGCGATATTATTGAACTGCTGTAA
- a CDS encoding tRNA(Met) cytidine acetyltransferase TmcA — MDELLQLTAQMVHEGIRRLLVLSGDDAWTLRQAHRLRTTLSGDGLWVGPQPMPEPYVSSAALKLLLGREYQHAFFDARDGFDVAAFAALAGTLRAGSWLILLTPDFAQWPARPDADSLRWSDTPIPIPTPNFVDRFCQQIMADTASVLWRQGHERVVPEYPARARWHHADGHPQAEQAAVLAELADLPPGIAALTAERGRGKSALAGMLIRQLAGDAIVTAPSRGATEVMAAFAGEGFRFMAPDALLASECKAGWLIVDEAAAIPGPLLRQLVARFPRALLTTTVQGYEGTGRGFLLKFCASFAHLRQFTLTTPVRWASGCPLETTIAQLLLFNDETFQIPPAGEAVLESVSQESWRRQPALAEAMYQLLSGAHYRTSPLDLRRMMDAPGQHFTCARSERRIAGALWLVEEGGLEPSLSQAVWAGYRRPRGNLVAQSLAAHGGSPLAATLTGLRISRIAVHPARQREGLGQRLVTWAASRALDRDYLSVSFGYTPELWRFWQRCGFTLVRLGTHREASSGCYTAMALYPLSEAGRQLASEEARRLLRDEFWLRGWRDDPSPLTAQEEGSILTGEDWLEIAGFAFAHRPLLTAAGSLNRLLMQVDLPLPALRARLKHQGEAELCRTLGLSGRKALLVRLREEAAQALSSLDAVRASNLRRQVEMLQFF, encoded by the coding sequence TGGCCCGCAGCCGATGCCTGAGCCGTACGTTTCGTCTGCGGCTCTTAAATTGCTGCTGGGTCGCGAATATCAGCACGCCTTTTTCGACGCTCGTGACGGTTTTGACGTTGCGGCGTTTGCCGCGTTGGCCGGTACGCTGCGCGCCGGAAGCTGGCTGATATTGCTCACTCCCGATTTTGCGCAATGGCCAGCCCGCCCCGACGCGGATTCTCTGCGCTGGAGCGACACTCCCATCCCCATACCCACGCCGAATTTTGTTGATCGCTTTTGCCAACAGATAATGGCCGATACCGCGTCTGTTCTCTGGCGGCAGGGCCATGAACGGGTGGTGCCCGAATATCCCGCGCGTGCGCGATGGCACCACGCGGATGGCCATCCGCAGGCGGAGCAGGCCGCCGTTCTTGCTGAGCTGGCTGACCTCCCTCCCGGTATTGCAGCACTGACCGCCGAACGCGGGCGGGGAAAGTCCGCCCTCGCGGGAATGCTGATTCGCCAGCTGGCAGGCGATGCCATCGTCACGGCACCGTCGCGCGGGGCGACGGAGGTGATGGCGGCTTTTGCCGGTGAGGGGTTTCGTTTTATGGCCCCCGACGCATTACTGGCGTCAGAGTGTAAGGCAGGCTGGCTGATTGTCGACGAAGCCGCCGCTATCCCTGGCCCGCTGCTGCGCCAGCTTGTCGCCCGTTTCCCGAGGGCGCTGCTGACCACAACCGTACAGGGATATGAAGGTACCGGACGCGGTTTTTTGCTTAAGTTTTGCGCCAGTTTTGCGCATTTGCGGCAGTTTACCTTAACGACGCCTGTCCGCTGGGCCAGCGGCTGCCCGCTGGAGACGACCATTGCTCAGCTGCTGCTGTTCAACGACGAGACCTTTCAGATCCCGCCAGCTGGTGAAGCGGTACTGGAAAGCGTCAGCCAGGAGAGCTGGCGGCGGCAGCCTGCTTTAGCGGAAGCGATGTATCAGCTGCTCTCCGGCGCGCACTATCGCACTTCGCCGCTGGATCTACGGCGCATGATGGATGCGCCGGGACAGCATTTCACCTGCGCCCGCAGCGAGCGGCGAATTGCTGGTGCGCTGTGGCTGGTGGAGGAGGGCGGTCTTGAGCCGTCGCTTAGCCAGGCAGTTTGGGCCGGCTATCGTCGCCCGCGCGGTAATCTGGTGGCGCAGTCGCTGGCGGCGCACGGCGGTAGTCCGCTGGCGGCAACGTTAACGGGGCTGCGAATCAGCCGTATTGCCGTACACCCGGCCCGCCAGCGCGAGGGGCTGGGGCAGCGATTGGTCACATGGGCTGCCAGCCGGGCTTTGGATCGGGATTATCTCTCGGTCAGTTTTGGCTACACTCCCGAACTGTGGCGATTCTGGCAGCGCTGCGGTTTTACGCTGGTGCGCCTGGGGACTCATCGGGAAGCCAGCAGCGGCTGTTATACCGCGATGGCGCTTTATCCTCTCAGCGAGGCTGGCCGTCAGTTGGCAAGCGAAGAGGCCCGGCGTCTTTTGCGCGATGAGTTCTGGCTGCGCGGCTGGCGAGATGATCCTTCGCCGCTGACCGCGCAGGAAGAAGGGTCTATCCTTACAGGTGAGGACTGGCTGGAGATCGCGGGTTTTGCATTTGCCCATCGTCCGCTGCTGACGGCGGCCGGGAGTCTGAATCGCCTGCTTATGCAGGTGGATTTGCCGCTTCCGGCGCTGCGCGCTCGTCTGAAGCATCAGGGTGAGGCAGAACTTTGCCGTACGCTGGGCCTGTCCGGACGGAAAGCGCTTCTCGTCAGGCTGCGCGAAGAGGCGGCTCAGGCGTTATCAAGCCTGGATGCGGTTCGCGCCAGCAATCTTCGCCGGCAGGTCGAAATGCTGCAATTTTTTTAA